One window of the Pyxicephalus adspersus chromosome 5, UCB_Pads_2.0, whole genome shotgun sequence genome contains the following:
- the LOC140331651 gene encoding E3 ubiquitin-protein ligase UHRF1-like, whose protein sequence is MWIQVRTMDGGKTERFDNLSKLTKVEELRQRIQEVFEVEIERQRLFYRGKQMEDGHTLFEYSVGLNDIVQLLIKQIPVNVPVPEEEDKNEQAMMEEIEPEDEPLSTEQTELALYKPEQLVDARDLNMGAWFEAQVVKVTRKPASEGFIYHIRYEDYPEEGIVQLTEKDIRPRARTTLQWDQLVVGQVVMVNYNPAEPGERGYWYDAEILRKSTKKEVYAKISFGDDKDPVDECKIIFADEIFRIEEPRPTAVPVALESPQKKQSGPQCRYCRDDSKTKCRMCACHLCGGKQDPAMQLMCDECDMAFHMYCLNPPLTALPQEDDWYCPDCKNDTSEVVLAGEKLKESKRKAKMASASSSSQRDWGKGMACVGRSKECTIVPSNHYGPIPGVPVGTMWKFRVQVSESGVHRPHVAGIHGRSNDGAYSLVLAGGYEDDADDGHEFTYTGSGGRDLSGNKRTAEQSCDQKLTNMNRALALNCNARINDKEGAEAKEWKAGKPVRVVRNAKGKKHSSYAPEDGNRYDGIYKVVKYWPEKGKSGFLIWRYLLRRDDEEPAPWTKEGKEQIKRLGLTMQYPEGYLESVANKEKEKENIDDDEDDDLEPPSKGKRKRRTKIKEDDDDEDDDSEKTPKKTKVELYKLTPEQKALIEKDELNVKLWNEVMNFLKEGPKFINKVEETFLCICCQEVVYEPITTECLHNICKSCLDRSFKAAVYCCPACRHDLGKNYNIQVNKPLQSVLLQLFPGYEKGR, encoded by the coding sequence ATGTGGATCCAGGTGCGGACCATGGACGGCGGGAAAACTGAGCGGTTTGATAACCTTTCCAAGCTGACCAAGGTGGAGGAGCTGCGGCAGCGGATCCAGGAGGTGTTTGAGGTAGAGATTGAGCGGCAGCGGCTCTTCTACCGAGGGAAGCAGATGGAAGACGGACACACGTTGTTCGAGTACAGCGTCGGGCTGAATGACATCGTGCAGCTGCTCATCAAGCAGATCCCTGTGAATGTCCCGGTTCCTGAGGAAGAAGATAAGAACGAGCAGGCCATGATGGAAGAGATAGAACCGGAGGACGAGCCTCTCTCTACCGAGCAAACCGAGCTGGCCTTATACAAACCCGAACAGCTGGTGGACGCCCGGGACCTGAATATGGGCGCCTGGTTCGAGGCTCAGGTGGTGAAGGTGACCCGGAAGCCGGCTTCTGAGGGATTTATCTACCACATCCGGTACGAGGATTATCCTGAGGAAGGAATTGTCCAGCTGACTGAGAAGGACATCAGGCCCAGGGCCAGAACCACCCTGCAATGGGACCAGCTGGTGGTGGGTCAGGTGGTCATGGTCAACTACAACCCGGCTGAACCCGGTGAGAGGGGTTACTGGTACGACGCCGAGATCCTACGCAAGTCCACGAAAAAGGAAGTCTATGCCAAAATTTCCTTTGGGGACGATAAGGACCCTGTAGATGAATGCAAAATTATATTTGCAGATGAGATTTTTAGGATCGAGGAGCCACGGCCCACGGCTGTACCGGTGGCGTTGGAATCTCCGCAGAAGAAGCAAAGCGGGCCGCAGTGCCGGTACTGTAGGGATGACAGCAAGACGAAGTGTCGCATGTGCGCCTGTCACCTATGTGGGGGCAAACAAGACCCCGCCATGCAGCTGATGTGTGACGAATGCGACATGGCCTTCCACATGTACTGCTTGAACCCGCCGCTGACCGCCCTGCCGCAGGAAGATGACTGGTACTGCCCGGATTGCAAGAATGACACCAGTGAGGTGGTGCTGGCCGGGGAGAAGCTGAAAGAGAGCAAAAGAAAAGCTAAAATGGCATCTGCAAGCTCATCGTCTCAAAGGGACTGGGGCAAGGGCATGGCGTGTGTTGGTCGTTCCAAAGAATGCACCATCGTTCCTTCCAATCACTACGGCCCTATACCTGGGGTGCCCGTTGGCACCATGTGGAAGTTCCGGGTTCAGGTCAGCGAGTCTGGCGTACACAGGCCACACGTGGCTGGCATTCATGGGAGAAGCAACGACGGCGCCTATTCGCTGGTGTTGGCAGGAGGTTACGAGGATGACGCTGACGATGGCCATGAGTTTACTTACACCGGAAGTGGCGGCCGTGACCTCTCCGGTAACAAACGCACAGCTGagcagtcatgtgaccaaaaACTTACAAACATGAACAGAGCTCTAGCCTTGAACTGCAACGCCCGCATCAACGACAAAGAGGGAGCGGAAGCCAAAGAGTGGAAAGCGGGTAAACCTGTGCGTGTTGTGCgcaatgcaaaaggaaaaaagcacAGCAGCTATGCCCCAGAAGATGGTAATCGATATGATGGCATATACAAGGTGGTGAAATACTGGCCTGAAAAAGGAAAATCTGGGTTCCTCATTTGGCGGTATCTGCTTAGGAGAGATGATGAGGAACCTGCCCCATGGACAAAGGAGGGCAAAGAGCAAATAAAAAGATTAGGCCTCACTATGCAATATCCTGAGGGTTACCTAGAATCTGTTGCCAacaaggagaaagaaaaagaaaatattgatgatgatgaagatgatgatttGGAGCCTCCCAGCAAAGGCAAGCGAAAGAGGAGAACAAAGATTaaagaggatgatgatgatgaggacgATGACTCTGAGAAAACTCCTAAGAAAACCAAAGTGGAATTGTACAAACTTACCCCAGAACAAAAAGCTCTCATTGAAAAAGATGAGTTAAATGTCAAACTTTGGAACGAAGTCATGAACTTTCTTAAAGAGGGCCCCAAGTTTATCAACAAGGTAGAAGAAACTTTCTTGTGTATCTGCTGCCAAGAAGTGGTGTATGAGCCGATCACAACGGAGTGCTTGCACAATATCTGCAAAAGTTGCCTGGATCGATCCTTTAAGGCTGCTGTGTACTGCTGTCCTGCTTGTAGACACGATCTTGGGAAAAACTACAACATTCAAGTTAACAAGCCGTTACAATCTGTTCTTCTACAACTATTTCCTGGTTATGAGAAGGGCCGATAA